The Kaistia defluvii genome has a segment encoding these proteins:
- a CDS encoding alpha-ketoglutarate-dependent dioxygenase AlkB family protein, which produces MVTSERHTPPLQGFRLVPGRFDRSAQEALRDAIRAIVVAAPLYRPSMPRTGKPFSVRMTNCGVLGWVSDQTGYRYQPTHPVTGEPWPAIPPMLLDLWRELADYPEPPEACLINFYDADARLGLHQDADEEEFAAPVLSVSLGDTCLFRIGGTRRSDPTRSIRLASGDVVLLGGEARLAFHGVDRIYPATSTLLAQGGRINLTLRRITKPASAIPASGFLR; this is translated from the coding sequence ATGGTCACAAGTGAGCGGCATACGCCGCCTTTGCAAGGGTTCCGGCTCGTGCCGGGAAGGTTCGATCGTTCCGCCCAGGAAGCCCTGCGCGACGCGATCCGGGCCATCGTCGTCGCCGCCCCGCTCTACCGGCCGAGCATGCCGCGAACCGGCAAGCCGTTTTCGGTGCGGATGACCAATTGCGGCGTCCTCGGCTGGGTCTCAGACCAGACCGGCTACCGTTACCAGCCGACCCATCCGGTGACGGGCGAGCCCTGGCCCGCCATCCCGCCGATGCTGCTCGACCTCTGGCGGGAACTGGCCGATTATCCCGAACCGCCGGAAGCCTGCCTGATCAATTTCTACGATGCGGACGCCCGTCTAGGTCTCCACCAGGATGCCGACGAAGAAGAGTTCGCGGCCCCCGTGCTCTCCGTCTCGCTCGGCGACACCTGCCTGTTCCGCATCGGCGGAACCAGGCGAAGCGATCCGACCCGGTCGATCCGTCTCGCTTCCGGAGATGTGGTGCTGCTCGGCGGCGAGGCAAGGCTCGCCTTTCATGGCGTCGACCGGATCTATCCCGCCACCTCGACGTTGCTTGCACAAGGCGGGAGAATCAATCTGACGTTGCGCCGCATCACGAAACCGGCCAGCGCTATTCCCGCTTCGGGATTTCTTCGTTAA
- the pncA gene encoding bifunctional nicotinamidase/pyrazinamidase: MSSLTKAVKRSCANKGNVLPDSNSVLIVTDIQNDFLPGGALAVTDGDAILPLVNDLARRFKNVVITQDWHTAGHISFASAHAGRKPFETISLRYGPQVLWPDHCIQGTQGAALASGLDIPHAQLILRKGYHAHADSYSAFFEADRKTPTGLTGYLFERSIEEVFVVGLATDFCVSWTAQDARAHGFKTTVIEDACRAIDTEGSLAEAIAVMDRAGVRRVRSEALAA; this comes from the coding sequence ATTTCTTCGTTAACTAAGGCCGTCAAACGTTCTTGCGCCAATAAAGGAAACGTCTTGCCTGATTCAAACAGCGTCCTGATCGTCACGGATATCCAGAACGACTTTCTGCCGGGCGGTGCCCTGGCAGTGACGGACGGCGACGCGATCCTCCCGCTGGTCAACGACCTGGCCCGGCGCTTCAAGAATGTCGTGATCACGCAGGATTGGCATACAGCCGGCCATATCTCGTTTGCCTCGGCCCATGCCGGCCGCAAGCCCTTCGAGACGATCAGCCTGCGCTACGGCCCGCAGGTGCTCTGGCCGGACCATTGCATCCAGGGCACGCAGGGCGCGGCGCTCGCCTCGGGCCTCGATATTCCCCATGCCCAGCTGATCCTGCGCAAGGGCTACCACGCCCATGCCGACAGCTATTCGGCCTTCTTCGAGGCCGACCGCAAGACGCCGACCGGCCTCACCGGCTATCTGTTCGAGCGCAGCATCGAGGAAGTCTTCGTGGTCGGTCTTGCCACCGATTTCTGCGTGTCCTGGACGGCGCAGGATGCGCGCGCCCATGGCTTCAAGACGACGGTGATCGAGGATGCCTGCCGGGCCATCGACACCGAGGGGTCGCTCGCCGAGGCGATCGCCGTGATGGACCGCGCCGGCGTGCGCCGGGTCCGCTCGGAAGCCCTCGCGGCCTGA